GACGCAACTGTGGGCAGGTACACCGATAACGTGGTCGCCATTGCGACCCCCATCGCGTGAGACTGCCTCGACGATGAGCAGATGAGAGGAGCCGGCGTGACAAGCCCGGATGAGCTGGAAATCGCCCAGCGCTTTCGCGACGGTGACGAGCGTGCACTCGAGGAGGTCTACCGTCGGTGGTCGCCGATCGTCTTCACCCTCGCCCTCCGCTCGCTCGGAGACCGCGGCGACGCGGAGGATGCCACGCAGAAGGCCTTCGTCTCTGCATGGACGTCGCGTGCTTCGTACGATCCGGCCAAGTCGAAACTGTCGACGTGGTTGGTCGCCATCACGAAGCGTCGCGTCGCGGATATGCACGAGGCCCGGGCCAAAGTGAGAGCGTTGCAGGAAGAGTTGCAGCGGCTCGCGAGCCCTGACGAGATGGTGGGCGGCGAAGTCGATCTCGGTGACAGTCTTCTGCTCGCGGATGAGATCGACCGGCTCGAACCCGACGCTCAGACCGTCGTCCGATTGGCTTTCTACGACGATCTCACTCACGATCAGATCTCCGAGAGGCTGCAGATGCCGCTCGGCACCGTGAAGAGCCATATCCGACGAAGTCTCTCCCGCATGCGCACACGATTGGAGGTGGGACATGTCGCATCTTGACCCCGAGCGCCTCGCGCTGACAGCTGCCGGCGCGGAGCTCACGCCAACTGAGCAGGAGCACATCGACGCCTGTGACGACTGCGCGCTGGAACTCGCCGAACTGGAACACACCGTCGACGTCGCGCGCGCCACAGCGCTCCTCGGTCCCCTCGAAACACCGCCGGAGCGCGTGTGGGAGAGGATCTCGGCCGAGGTCCGCGCCGCGGCCGCAGAAGCACCGCCGACGCGTCGAGAGCGCCGCCCTCGCCGCACCAGCGCGCTCACGAAACTCATGTTCACGCTCGCCGCAAGCATCGCCATGGTGCTCGTCGCGGTGGGAGTCTGGTCCGTCGTCCGGCCGGTGCAGGTGGTCGAGCTCGCCGCCGCGAGCCTCGATGCCTTCCCCGCTCACCCGGGTTCGGCAGGAGAGGCCGTCGTCGTCGAGAACCCCGATGGTCAACTCGAAGTCCGCGTCGCGCTCGATGCGGATGACTTCGAGGACGGATACCGCGAAGTCTGGCTGATCAAGGCCGATGCATCCGATCTCGTCAGCCTCGGAGTGCTGCAGGGCCGAGACGGCGTCTTCACCGTTCCCGAGGGGATCGACATCCACGACTTCGTGCTGGTCGACATCTCGCAGGAGCACGAAGACGGCGACCCCACGCATTCCGGCGATTCGGTCGTGCGAGGTGAGCTGCAGTTCGCCTGAGGAATGGCGGGCTCCGTGGGGGCGTTGTATGCTGGTGTGCTCGGATGCCACGGCATCCGGCGTATGACAACTCCACAGAGTGACAGTGGTTCTCTTCGAAAGAAGGTTCACGGGGATGATCGGTTTCGACATCGCCTGCGAATCCACGAGAAGCGGGCCGAGGATGCAGGGTTATCTCGTAAACGCCCTCTGCAAAAATATAACTGCCGATAAGAAGCAGTCTGACTTCGCCCTCGCTGCGTAAGTAGCGAGCCCGAGTCCGTCAGTCCGTGTGTGATTCCGTCACGGTTTCTGGCGTCATCTAGGAATCTTGCTGCGTGATGTTGTCTGGTCGTCACGCGGGACTTTCACCAGGCTGGGCCTGTCGACTTAGGTGTCTGTGACAAAGGTCGGGGCCGAGTAGAACGCATGCATAGACTGCGCCCGGAGAAGGCGTGGAGACCCAGCGATGGACGGGGGTTCGATTCCCCCCATCTCCACTGAACTGCTGTCACGACGGAAGGACCCGACGCCCGCGAATCAACGCGGACGTCGGGTCCTTCCGTCTCTTCGGGACCGCGTGAAACGAGTGATCGCCCGCATGCCTCCGATCGCTGGTTGACTGGACGTCATGGACACCATGGCGATG
This genomic stretch from Microbacterium sp. SLBN-146 harbors:
- a CDS encoding sigma-70 family RNA polymerase sigma factor, translating into MRGAGVTSPDELEIAQRFRDGDERALEEVYRRWSPIVFTLALRSLGDRGDAEDATQKAFVSAWTSRASYDPAKSKLSTWLVAITKRRVADMHEARAKVRALQEELQRLASPDEMVGGEVDLGDSLLLADEIDRLEPDAQTVVRLAFYDDLTHDQISERLQMPLGTVKSHIRRSLSRMRTRLEVGHVAS
- a CDS encoding anti-sigma factor, with product MSHLDPERLALTAAGAELTPTEQEHIDACDDCALELAELEHTVDVARATALLGPLETPPERVWERISAEVRAAAAEAPPTRRERRPRRTSALTKLMFTLAASIAMVLVAVGVWSVVRPVQVVELAAASLDAFPAHPGSAGEAVVVENPDGQLEVRVALDADDFEDGYREVWLIKADASDLVSLGVLQGRDGVFTVPEGIDIHDFVLVDISQEHEDGDPTHSGDSVVRGELQFA